A window of the Vigna angularis cultivar LongXiaoDou No.4 chromosome 3, ASM1680809v1, whole genome shotgun sequence genome harbors these coding sequences:
- the LOC108345384 gene encoding uncharacterized protein LOC108345384: MSIAVVNSFTIMEFVNEKAKFDNFVDEWFATVDENGDGKLSCEEIRSGFGLLLPFGSDPPARQENEEIFKRFDEDGNGALDRKEFKSLMTEIMNAVARGIGGSPIIVALGKDSFLTKPVQHELATLSSSS; this comes from the coding sequence ATGAGCATAGCGGTGGTGAACAGCTTCACCATAATGGAATTCGTAAATGAGAAGGCCAAGTTTGACAATTTCGTGGACGAGTGGTTTGCGACGGTGGACGAGAATGGCGACGGGAAGCTTTCGTGCGAGGAAATCCGCAGCGGGTTCGGGTTGCTTCTGCCGTTTGGTTCTGATCCTCCGGCACGGCAAGAGAACGAAGAGATATTCAAGAGGTTTGATGAAGATGGGAATGGCGCACTGGATCGGAAGGAGTTCAAGTCGTTGATGACAGAGATTATGAATGCTGTGGCTCGTGGCATCGGTGGCTCTCCCATCATTGTTGCTCTTGGAAAAGATAGCTTCCTCACGAAGCCTGTTCAGCATGAATTGGCCAcattatcttcttcttcttag